The genomic window CTCTCCTCGTCCTTGTTCACGGGTTCCCTTCGTCACGAGGCGTCGCTCGCTCGATCATGCAGTGCGAGAGGGTCTGGGGTCGATGGTATGCCGCTCGCTGTCAGTGGCGGGCCGTAGGGTCTGGGTCATGAGTACGAGTCAGCCGCCCCCGGAGGGCCTGCCGCAGCCTGTCCTGGAGGATGTGCCCGCGGCCGCGGACGGTCATCCCTCGCCGCCCGAGGCCCAGCGGCCCGGGCCGGAGGGCCGGCCGCCGGTTTCGCTGTCCCCTTCGCGGGCGAGCGACTTCATGCAGTGCCCTCTGCTGTACCGGTTCCGGGTGATCGACAAGCTGCCGGAGAAGCCGAGCGAGGCGGCGACCCGGGGGACGCTGGTCCATGCCGTGCTGGAGCGGCTCTTCGACGCGCCCGCGGTGGAGCGCACGCCGCCGCGGGCGAAGGCGCTGATCCCGGGTCAGTGGGACCGGCTGCTGGAGTCGCGGCCCGAGCTGGGCGAGCTGTTCGCGCAGGACGCGGACGGTGAGCGGCTCGCGCGGTGGATGACGGAGGCGGAGCAGCTGGTCGAGCGGTGGTTCTCGCTGGAGGATCCGACGCGGCTGGAGCCGGCGGAGCGCGAGCTGTTCGTGGAGACGGAGCTGGAGTCCGGGCTGCGGCTGCGCGGGGTGATCGACCGGGTCGACGTGGCGCCGACGGGCGAGGTGCGGATCGTCGACTACAAGACGGGCAAGGCGCCCCGGCCGGAGTACAGCGAGGGCGCGCTGTTCCAGATGAAGTTCTACGCCCTGGTGGTCTGGCGGCTGAAGCGAGTGGTGCCGCGGCGGCTTCAGCTGGTCTATCTGGGCAGCGGAGAGGTGCTGACGTACGACCCGGTCGTGGCCGATCTGGAGCGGGTGGAGCGCAAGCTGCTGGCGCTGTGGGACGCGATCATGCAGGCCACGGAGACGGGTGACTGGCGCCCGCGCCCGACGAAGCTGTGCGGCTGGTGCGACCACCAGTCGGTCTGCCCGGAGTTCGGGGGCACGCCTCCGCCGTACCCCTTGCCGCTGGTGCCGCGGCCCTCGGGCGAGCGGTGAGCCCGGCGTTCTTCCAGAGGCTCGGGCGAGCGGCAGCCGGATGAATCGGGCATGAGCGGTCAGGGCAGAATGGGGCCGGTCTAGCGAAGGAGTTCCCGTGGCTGTCCGCGTCCTACTGGTCGATGACCAACCCCTGCTGCGCACCGGCTTCCGGATGATCCTGGAGGCGGAGCAGGACATCGCCGTGGTCGGTGAGGCCGGGGACGGCCTGCAGGCCCTGGACCAGGTGCGGGCGTTGCAGCCCGATGTGGTGCTGATGGACATCCGTATGCCGCGGATGGACGGGGTCGAGGCGACCCGGCAGATCACCGGTCCGGGGCGGGACGGCCCGGCGAAGGTGCTGGTGCTGACCACGTTCGACCTGGACGAGTACGTGGTGGAGGCGCTGCGGGCGGGTGCGAGCGGCTTCCTGCTGAAGGACGCGCCCGCGAACGAGCTGGTCCAGGCGATCCGGGTGGTCGCGGCGGGCGAGGCGATGCTGGCGCCGAGCGTGACGCGCCGGCTGCTCGACAAGTACGCGGACCATCTGCCGTCCGGCGAGGAGCCGGTCCCGGACACGCTGCACACGCTGACCGAGCGCGAGGTCGAGGTGCTCAAGCTGGTCGCCCGGGGCCTGTCGAACGCGGAGATCGCCGCGGACCTGTTCGTCAGCGAGACGACGGTGAAGACGCACGTCGGCCATGTGCTGACGAAGCTGGGCCTGCGCGACCGGGTCCAGGCCGCGGTGTACGCGTACGAGAGCGGCCTGGTGCGCCCCGGCGCCCAGTGAGCGGAGCGGGCTCGGCTCGCCTCCCCGGCCACATGGCGAGGAAGGCGAACCGAGCCCTTCGGAACGAGCCCCTCGGAGGGCTCAGCCCTTCTTGATCTCCCAGAAGCGGAAGACCGTCGACGCGTCGAGCGTCCACTCCAGGCCCGTGATGTTGCCGTGGGCCACCGCGTACTGCTTGCCCTGCCAGAGCGGCAGCACCGGGATCTCCTCGGCGACGAGGTTCTGGAGCTCGGCGAACTTCTGCTCGGTCTCGCCGCGGTCCGTCATGGCCGAGGTGCCGGGGATGATCTCGCCGGTGATCTTCTTGTTGTCGTAGTTGTTGCTGAGGACGTTGTCCGGGCCGAAGAACGGCTGCGTGAAGTTGTCCGGGTCCGGGTAGTCGGGGACCCAGCCCTTCACGTAGACGCCGTACTTCCCGGCCTGGATGTCCTTCTCGTACTGGTCGAACGCGACTGACTTGACGGTCGCCTCGAACAGGCCGCTGCCGTTGAGCTGCTTGGCGATGGCCTTCAGCGCCTGGTCGGTGGCCGGGCCGTAACGGCTCGGGGTGGACCAGAGGGTGATCTTCACCTTGTCGGTGATGTCGGCGTCGCGCAGCGCCTCACGGGCCTTGGCGGGCTGCGGGGAGCCGCCGTAGCGGTCGAAGAAGGCGGTGTTGTGGGTGCCGATACCGGCCGGGACGATCGAGTAGAGCGAGGTCGCCGTGGCCTGGTAGACGTCCCTGACCAGGGCGTCCCGGTCGACGAGGTAGGCGAATGCCTCGCGCACCGCGAGCTGGCCCGCGACCGGGTCGTCCATGTTGAAGACCAGGTGCTGGACCTCGGCGCTGGAGCCCTCGACGACGGCGATCTGCTCGTCGTCGGCGGACAGGGAGCCCTGGAGCTCCGTGATGTCCTGCGCGGTGAGACCTCGGTAGGCGACGTCGACGTCGCCCTGCTTGAGGGCGGCGCCGAGCTTCTTCTGGTCGCCGTGGAAGAAGGTGAGCGTGACGCCGCTGTTCTTCACCTCGGCGGTGCCCTTGTACTCGGGGTTGACCGAGAAGGCCGCTTCGTTGTCGCTGAACGAGTCGAGCTTGTACGGGCCCGAGCCGACGGCCTTGCCGTCCGTGCGCAGCGCCCCGGCCTCGTACTCGCGGTGGTCGACGATGGAGCCCGCACCCGAGGCGATCTTGCTCGGGAAGGTGGCGTCGGGCACCTTCAGGTGGAAGACGACCGTCTTCTCATCGGGGGTCTCGATGCGGTCGATGGTCGAGAGCAGCGGCCCGGGACCGGAGTCACTGTCGATCTTCAGCGCCCGCTCGAAGGAGAACTTGACGTCCTCGGAGGTCAGGCTGTTGCCGTTGCTGAACTTGAGGCCGTCCCGCAGCGTGCAGCGGTAGACGGTGCTGCCGCCCCCGTCGAAGCCGCACTTCTCGGCGGCTTCGGGCTCGGGCGTCGAGCTGCCCTTGGGGAAGGCCATCAGGGACTGGAAGACGTTGTTGAACAGCAGCCACGAGCCGGGGTCGTAACCGTCCGCGGGATCGGTGGCCAGCACTTCGTCGGACATGCCGACGACGACCTTGGAGCTGTCGCCCGAGGCGTCGTCGCTCTGTTCCGCGCCGCAGCCCGCCAGCAGTACGACGGAGAGCCCCGCGGCGATCGGGGCCGCCCCTCGCTTGAATATTGCCTTCACAGATCCTTGCCTCTTGCTCTCGAGAGCCGGCCACGACGTTCGCGACCGGTTACGCCGGGTACGGAAGATCAGGCGGTGCCGCGCGCGAGCTCCCACAACTGGAGATCGGACGAGGAGTTCAGCGTCCACTCGACGCCGGTGATGTCCGACCGCGCTGCGACGTACTGCTTGCCCTGCCACAGCGGCAGCACCGGCACCTCGTCGGCGACGATGGCCTGCAGCTTGTCGAAGGGCGCGGACGCGGCGCTGCGGTCGGCCTCGCGCCGCGACTCGGGGATGAGCTGGCCCCGCGCGACCGTGCTCACGTAGGGGGTGTTGAGGAAGTTGTCCTTGTCCAGGAACGGGGCGATGTAGTTGTCCGGGTCCGGGAAGTCGGGGAACCAGCCGAGGCCGTAGACGGCGTAGTCGCCGCGCTTCTGGGCGGGCCGGTACTTGGACCACTCGGTGCCCTGGATGGTGACGTCGAACAGCTTGCTGGCGTTGAGCTGGTCGCGCAGCGCCGCGAACTCCTTGGCCGTTCCGGGGCCGTAGCGGTCGGTGGTGTAGTGGAGCGAGAGCTTCACCGGGGTGGTGATTCCGGCGTCGCCGAGGAGCCCGGCGGCCTTCGCCCTGCTGGGCTCGCCGTACTTGTTGAAGAACGAGTTGGTGTGGCCGGCGATGCTGGACGGGATCAGCGAGTAGAGCGGCTCGGCCGTCGCGCCGTAGACCTTGCTCGCGATCTGGCCGCGGTCGACGACGGCTGCCATGGCCTGGCGGACCGCCTTGTCCTTCACGGACGGATCCTTGGTGTTGAAGCCCAGGTAGCGGATCTCCAGGCCGGGCATCTCGCTGAGCTCGATGCCCTCCTTGGGAGACTCCGTGAGCTCCTTGATCTGCTCCGGGGACATGACGCGGGCCATCATGTCGATCTGGCCGGACTCCAGGGCCGTGCCCATGGCCTCGGCGTCCGGGAAGGAGCGCAGCTCGACCTTGGCGTTGCGGAGCTTCAGATCGCCCTTGTAGCGGGGGTTCTTGGTGAAGACGGCCTTGACGAGCCGGTCGCCGGCGGTCTCGGTCGTGAGGGTGTACGGGCCCGAGCCGTCGACCTCGAAGCCGTCGCGCAGCTTCTCGGCGTCGTACGTGTCACGGCTGAGGATGCCGGCGACAGGCGTCGAGAGCTTGTACGGGAAGGTGGCGTCGGGCGTGCTGAGGTGGAAGACGAGCTCCTTGTCGTCCTTGACCTCGATGGTGTCGATGTTGGAGAGCAGACCGGCCGCGCCGTTGTCGGACTTGATGTCCAGGACGCGCTCGATGGAGAACTTCACGTCGTCGGCGGTGACGGGCTTGCCGTCGGAGAACGTGAGGCCGTCGCGGAGCGTGCAGCGGTAGCTCTCGCTCTCCTTGTCCGTGAAGAGACAGCGGGACGCGGCCTCGGGGACGGGCTCGCCGCCGCCGCGCGGCACGTGCATGAGGGTCTGGACCGTCTGGCGCAGGACGTTCCAGGCGCCGGTGTCGTACGCGTAGGCCGGGTCGAAGGGCGCGGGGGCGTCGCTGCTGGCGACGAACTGGTCCGTGGTTCCGACGACTATGGCGTCACCGCCGCCGACCCCGCTGCCCTCTGTGCCACAGGCGGCGAGTACGGGCGCGGTGAGCAGGCCCATCACGGCCGGCAGCACCAGAGTCTTGCGGTTCATCGTGGACGTTCTCCCTCATCCCTGACGGGGATACAGCGCTCTACGGGATACTCCGCCGCTGCCGCCCGGTCGGGGTGGGCGATCGGGCCGGGGCAGGAACGATCGGTCCTGTTTCCACGGCGACTTGGGTGGTGTCCGGGAGCACAGGAAGGGGTGCGGCGGAGCTCTCGCGACGAGATTAGTGGTCAGGGCAGGCATCCTGGACCGGGCCCGTGCCGGGTCACTCTTCGCCGGATGATCAGTAATGACGGCAGCTCGATACCCATGCGTCGGATGATTCGTACACGAATTCATCAATCAGGACACAAGGGCGCGGCCGAAGCACCCCAGAACGGCTCCGGACCGCATGGATCGCACATTCGGACGTAACTTCGAGTGACGAAAGTCACGCCCGGTGGGGGTTACGGAGAATTACTGGCTCGATGCCGAGCGTTTCCAGCGAATTTTACGGACACACTCGGTGCCGGCCTTAGTTCATCCGGGTGATGAGGGTGCGGAGGAAGGACAGATCGACTTCCTCCAGCGAGCCCACGACGACCCGTCCGTCGGCGGGCGCGATGGGTGCCACGGAGGGGACCGCGACGACCCGGCAGCCGGCGGCCTCGGCCGCGGCGACACCGGTGGCGGTGTCCTCGATGACGGCGCATCTGCCGGGCTCGGCGCCCAGCCCGCGGGCCGCGAGCAGATACGGGTCGGGGTGCGGCTTGGTGCGGGCGACGTCGTCGCCCGCGACGGTCAGTGAGAAGCGGTCCCGGCCCAGGGAGGCGAGGACGCGGTCGATGATGCGCCGGTGCGAGGCGGAGACCAGGGCGGTGGGCACATTGTGCGCGGCGAGCTCGGCCAGCAGCCGCTCGGCGCCCGGCATCAGCGGCACACCCCGGGTGATGCGGTCCTCGAAGCGCTCGTTGAGCAGGACGGTGAGCTCGGGGAGGGTGATGTCGGCGCCCGTGGCCTCGATGAGATACCCGGCGCTGCGGGTCATCGGGCCGCCGACCACCACGTCCCGCCACGCCTCGTCGAGGTCGTGGCCCAGGTCCGCGAAGACCTCCACCTCTGCGTCCCACCAGAAGCCCTCGGTGTCCACGAGGGTGCCGTCCATGTCGAGGAAGACGGCTTGCAGGGTGGAGTCCCCGGCCGTGCGGGTCAGGGACGCGGGGACCGTACTGGTCATCCGGCACACCTCCATGAGGGACGCGCAGGCCGGCCGCCAAATCGGGCGACCGGCCTGTATGGGACCGACCAGTGTACGTCGCGCGCGACGAAAGCGCGCGAATGGTCACCGCGCGTTGCTGCATCCCCCGGGTGACAGTCCCCGGACCCCCGGCCGGCTGCTACCCCGGACCCCCGGCCCCCGGACCCCCGGCCGCCTGCTACCGCGCGTTGAAGTACTTGGCTTCCGGGTGGTGGATCACGATGGCGTCCGTGGACTGCTCGGGGTGGAGCTGGAACTCCTCGGAGAGCTGCACGCCGATCCGCTCGGGTTCGAGCAGCTCGGCGATCTTCGCGCGGTCCTCCAGGTCCGGGCACGCTCCGTAACCGAGCGAGAAGCGGGCGCCGCGGTACTTCAGCGCGAACATGTCCTCGATGTCGGCCGGGTCCTCGCCGGCGAAGCCGAGCTCGGAGCGGACGCGGGCGTGCCAGTACTCGGCGAGGGCCTCGGCGAGCTGGACCGAGAGCCCGTGCAGTTCGAGGTAGTCGCGGTAGGAGTCGGACTCGAACAGCTTCGCGGTGGCCTCGCCGATCTTCGAGCCGACGGTGACGACCTGGAGCCCGACGACGTCGGTCTCGCCGGACTCCTCCGGGCGGAAGAAGTCGGCGAGGCACAGGCGGCGGCCGCGGCGCTGGCGCGGGAAGGTGAAGCGGGTGCGCTCCGAGCCGTCGTCGCCGAGGAGGATCAGGTCGTCGCCCTTGGAGACGCAGGGGAAGTAGCCGTACACGACGGCCGCCTCCAGCATGTTCTGGGTGTGCAGCTGGTCCAGCCAGCCGCGCAGCCGCGGACGGCCCTCGGTCTCGACGAGCTCCTCATAGGTCGGGCCGTCGCCGGTGCGTGCCTGCTTGAGGCCCCACTGGCCCTTGAAGAGCGCGCCTTCGTCGAGCCAGGAGGCGTACTCCTTGAGCTGGATGCCCTTGACGACGCGGGTGCCCCAGAACGGCGGCTCGGGGATCCGGTTGTCGGTGGCGACGTCGGAGCGTGCGGTGCCCTCCTCAGGGCGCTCCTCCACGACCGCGTTCGTGGTGGCGCGGACGCGGCGCTGCTTGAGCTCGGGCAGGGCGGCGCCGGGGACGCCGCGCTTGACGGCGATGAGGGCGTCCATCAGCCGCAGGCCCTCGAACGCGTCGCGTGCGTAGCGGACTTCGCCCTCGTAGATCTCGTGGAGGTCCTGCTCGACATAGGCCCGGGTCAGCGCCGCGCCACCGAGGATGACCGGGTACTCGGCCGCCAGCTTGCGCTGGTTCAGCTCCTCCAGGTTCTCCTTCATGATCACGGTGGACTTCACCAGGAGGCCGGACATGCCGATGACATCGGCCTTGTGCTCCTCGGCGGCCTCCAGGATCGCGGAGACGGGCTGCTTGATGCCCAGATTGACCACGTTGTAGCCGTTGTTGGAGAGGATGATGTCCACGAGGTTCTTGCCGATGTCGTGGACGTCGCCGCGGACGGTCGCGAGGACGATGGTCCCCTTGCCCGCACCTCCCTCGCCGTCGGCGGTTTTCTCCATGTGCGGTTCCAGATGGGCGACCGCGGACTTCATCACCTCGGCCGACTGGAGCACGAACGGCAGTTGCATCTGCCCGGAGCCGAAGAGCTCGCCGACGACCTTCATCCCGTCCAGCAGCGTCTCGTTGACGATGTCGAGCGCCGGCCGGCCCTTGAGCGCCTCGTCGAGGTCGGCCTCCAGGCCGTTCTTCTCACCGTCGATGATGCGGCGCTTGAGGCGCTCCTCCAGCGGGAGTGCGGCGAGTTCCTCGGCCTTTCCGGCCTTCAGGGACTTGGTGGTGGCGCCCTCGAAGAGCGCCATCAGCTTCTGGAGCGGGTCGTAGTCCTCGCCACGGCGGTCGTGGATCAGGTCCAGCGCCGTGCGCACCTGCTCCTCGTCGAAGCGCGCGATCGGCAGGATCTTGCTGGCGTGCACGATCGCCGAGTCCAGGCCGGCCTTCACGCACTCGTCCAGGAAGACCGAGTTGAGCAGGATCCGCGCGGCCGGGTTGAGGCCGAAGGAGATGTTCGACAGACCCAGCGTCGTCTGGACCTCCGGGTGACGGCGCTTGAGTTCGCGGATCGCCTCGATCGTGGCGATGCCGTCTCGCCGGGACTCCTCCTGGCCGGTGCAGATGGTGAAGGTGAGCGTGTCGATGAGGATGTCGGACTCGCGGATGCCCCAGTTGCCGGTGAGGTCCGCGATCAGCCGCTCGGCGATGGCGACCTTCGTCTCGACGGTGCGGGCCTGGCCCTCCTCGTCGATGGTCAGCGCGATCAGCGCGGCGCCGTGCTCCTGGGCCAGCCGGGTCACCTTCGCGAAGCGCGAGTCGGGGCCGTCGCCGTCCTCGTAGTTCACGGAGTTGATCACCGCCCGGCCGCCGAGCTTCTCCAGACCGGCGCGGATGACCTCGACCTCGGTGGAGTCCAGCACGATCGGCAGCGTGGAGGCGGTGGCGAAACGGCCCGCCAGCTCCTCCATGTCGGCGACACCGTCACGGCCGACGTAGTCCACGCACAGGTCGAGCATGTGGGCGCCCTCGCGGATCTGGTCACGGGCCATCTCCACGCAGTCGTCCCAGCGGCCTTCCAGCATGGCCTCGCGGAACTTCTTCGACCCGTTGGCGTTCGTCCGCTCGCCGATCGCCAGGTACGAGGTGTCCTGACGGAACGGCACCGTCTGGTAGAGCGAGGCGGCGCCCGGCTCCGGGCGCGGGGCCCGCTCGGCCGGGGCGAGGCCCCGTACGCGCTCGACGACCTGGCGCAGGTGCTCCGGCGTCGTACCGCAGCAGCCGCCGATCAGGGACAGTCCGTACTCGCGCACGAACGTCTCCTGGGCATCGGCGAGTTCAGGGGCCGTGAGCGGGTAGTGGGCGCCGTCCTTGCCGAGCACCGGCAGACCGGCGTTCGGCATGCAGGACAGCGGGATACGCGAGTGGCGGGCCAGATAGCGCAGGTGCTCGCTCATCTCCGCCGGGCCGGTCGCGCAGTTCAGGCCGATCATGTCGATGCCCAGCGGCTCCAGCGCGGTCAGTGCCGCACCGATCTCGGAACCCAGGAGCATCGTGCCGGTCGTCTCGACCGTCACCGAGACGATCAGCGGGAGGTCGAGGCCGCCGGCTTCGAGGGCCCGCCGGGCGCCGAGGACGGCGGCCTTGGTCTGGAGCAGGTCCTGGGTGGTCTCCACCAGCAGGGCGTCCGCACCGCCGGCGATCATGCCCTCCGCGTTCTGCTGGTAGGCGTCGCGCAGAGGCGTGTACGGGGCGTGGCCCAGCGTCGGCAGCTTCGTGCCCGGGCCCATCGAACCGAGCACCCACCGCTGCCGACCGGTCGAGGCCGTGAACGCGTCGGCCGCCTCGCGGGCGATACGGGCGCCCGCCTCCGACAGCTCGTACACACGCTCCGCGATGTCGTACTCACCGAGCGCCGCGAAGTTGGCCCCGAAGGTGTTGGTCTCGACGCAGTCGACCCCGACCTCGAAGTACGCCTCGTGGACCGAACGGACGATGTCCGGGCGGGTGACGTTGAGGATCTCGTTGCAGCCCTCGAGGTTCTGGAAGTCATCGAGGGTCGGGTCCTGGGCCTGGAGCATGGTGCCCATCGCCCCGTCGGCCACCACCACACGGGTGGCGAGGGCCTCGCGGAGGGCGGCGGCTCGGGTCCGGCTGTCGGCGGAGGGGGTCGGCAACGAGGCCATGGAATGTGCTCCCTGGGATGCGACGGCTGTCGGCTTTGCGGCTTCCCTGCGGAAGGCGCACCCGGCCAGGGTAGCCGGGCCCGCTCCGATGCGGCGTCCCGTCCCAGCCGGTGGACGCCATGCTGTACGGGGCAACTGGGTGATGACTCGATGATGTCTCGATCCGCACTGTCTTGCGACACTGTTCACGCGGTAACACAGATTCGGCATCGACCGATACTGTTCAGCATTGTCGAACCATGGGTGAGAAGGGCAGGCCGGAGGCGATGGCGAAGAACATCCAGTCGCTCGAACGGGCGGCGGCGATGCTGCGGCTGCTCGCGGGCGGCGAGCGCCGGCTCGGGCTGTCGGACATCGCCTCTTCGCTCGGACTGGCCAAGGGCACCGCCCACGGCATTCTGCGCACCCTCCAGGCGGAGGGCTTCGTCGAGCAGGACGAGGCGTCCGGCCGCTACCAGCTGGGGGCGGAGCTGCTCCGGCTCGGCAACAGCTATCTGGACGTGCACGAGCTGCGGGCGCGGGCGCTGGTCTGGACGGACGACCTGGCCCGGTCCAGCGGCGAGAGCGTCCACCTGGGGGTGCTGCACCAGCACGGCGTGCTCATCGTCCACCACGTGTTCCGGCCCGACGACAGCCGCCAGGTGCTGGAGGTGGGCGCGATGCAGCCGCTGCACTCGACGGCCCTGGGCAAGGTGCTGACGGCGTTCGACCCGGTGGCGCACAGCGAGGCCATGGAGGTCGACCGCAAGGCGTTCACGCCGCGGACCGTCACGGACCTGGTCGAGTTCGAGGGGCTGCTGGACCTGACGCGGGCGCGGGGCTGGGCGGCCGATGTCGAGGAGACCTGGGAGGGCGTGGCCGCGGTGGCCGCGCCCATTCACGACCGCCGCCGGATGCCGGTGGGCGCGGTCGCCATCACGGGCGCAGTGGAGCGGGTGTGCGACGGGGCCGAGTTGCGCTCCGAACTCGTGGCGGCGGTGCGGGACTGTGCGCGTGCGGTCTCCCGCGACCTGGGCGCCGGGCGGTTCTGACCGTATTCACGGCTCCGACCGTTTCGCGGCTCCGGCCGTTTCGCGCAGTGGCCCTGACCGGCGGTGAACCGCTCCACCGGGCGGTTCTGATCGTTCCGGCGCATCATCGATAACGATCGGGGTCAACGGCTGCACAACCCTTGACGCCGTGTTAACCGGAGGGCAAAACTGCCGTTCATCGGTCGGCATTGTCGAACACCTACCGGAAATACGCGTAGAGTGTGCAACGCCAAGGGCCGGCATCGCTCTCATCTCCGAGGGCGCGGACCACGGAGGGACCCGTTGGTTCGCCTTCCCCTGGACGAAGGACAAAGGAGTCGCGGGTGTCCAGCTCCGACATCTTCATCGGCGAGATCATTGGTACCGCCGTACTCATCCTGCTCGGCGCCGGCGTTGTCGCCGCCGTCGTACTCAAACGCTCCAAGGCACAGGGCGCCGGCTGGGTCGCCATCGCCTTCGGGTGGGGCTTCGCCGTCATGACGGCGGTCTACATCTCCAGCCCCATGTCCGGTGCGCACCTCAACCCGGCGGTCACGCTCGCCATCGCGATCAAGAGCGGGGACTGGAGCAACTTCCCCCTCTACATCGCGGGCCAGCTCATCGGCGCCATGCTCGGCGCCTTCCTGGCCTGGCTTGCGTACTACGGCCAGTTCAAGGCCCATCTGTCGGACCCGGAGGTCGTGCCTCCGCCGCTCGACGAGGGCCTGGTCGACAAGAAGGCCGCCCCCAAGGCCGGTCCCGTGCTCGGCATCTTCTCCACCGGTCCCGAGATCCGGAACGTCTGGCAGAACCTGGTCACCGAGATCATCGGCACGGCGGTGCTCGTCCTCGCGATCCTCACCATCGGCCTGAACGAGAGCGGCAAGGGCCTCGGCCCGCTCGCCGGCCTGTACGTCGCCTTCGTCGTCGCCGCCATCGGCTTCTCGCTCGGTGGCCCGACGGGTTACGCCATCAACCCGGCACGTGACCTCGGCCCGCGCATCGTGCACGCACTGCTCCCGATGCGGAACAAGGGTGGCTCCGACTGGGGCTACGCCTGGATCCCGGTCGTGGGACCGCTGATCGGCTCGGCCCTCGCCGCGGGTATCTACCAGATCGCGTTCGCGTGAGCCGTACGCCCTCCCCTCAGACCTTCCAGGAGCACACCGTGACCGACGCACACACCGCCGGCCCGTTCATCGCGGCCATCGACCAGGGCACCACCTCCTCCCGCTGCATCGTCTTCGACAAGGACGGCCGGATCGTCGCGGTCGACCAGAAGGAGCACGAGCAGATCTTCCCGAAGCCGGGCTGGGTCGAGCACAACGCCGCCGAGATCTGGACCAACGTCCAGGAGGTCGTTGCCGGCGCCATCGAGAAGGGCGGCATCACCGCCGCCGACGTCAAGGCCGTCGGCATCACCAACCAGCGCGAGACCACGCTGCTCTGGGACAAGAACACCGGTGAGCCCGTCCACAACGCCATCGTCTGGCAGGACACCCGCACCGACGCGCTCTGCCGGGAGCTGGGCCGCAACGTCGGCCAGGACCGCTTCCGCCGTGAGACCGGACTGCCGCTGGCGAGCTACTTCTCCGGCCCGAAGGTCCGTTGGATGCTCGACAACATCAAGGGCCTGCGCGAGCGCGCCGAGCGCGGCGACATCCTCTTCGGGACCATGGACTCCTGGGTCATCTGGAACCTGACCGGCGGTGTCGACGGCGGCCGCCACGTCACCGACGTCACCAACGCCTCGCGCACCATGCTGATGAACCTGCACTCCATGGAGTGGGACGAGAAGATCGCCCAGTCCATGGAGGTGCCCATGGCGGTGCTGCCGGAGATCCGCTCCTCCGCCGAGGTGTACGGGCACGTCAAGGAGGGTGTCCTCGCGGGCGTTCCGGTCGCCTCCGCGCTGGGCGACCAGCAGGCCGCCCTGTTCGGCCAGACGTGTTTCGCCGAGGGCGAGGCGAAGTCCACGTACGGCACCGGCACCTTCCTGCTGATGAACACCGGCGACAAGATCATCAACTCTTACTCGGGTCTGATCACCACCGTCGGCTACAAGATCGGCGACGACGCTCCGGTCTACTCGCTGGAGGGCTCCATCGCCGTCACCGGGGCGC from Streptomyces formicae includes these protein-coding regions:
- the metH gene encoding methionine synthase; translation: MASLPTPSADSRTRAAALREALATRVVVADGAMGTMLQAQDPTLDDFQNLEGCNEILNVTRPDIVRSVHEAYFEVGVDCVETNTFGANFAALGEYDIAERVYELSEAGARIAREAADAFTASTGRQRWVLGSMGPGTKLPTLGHAPYTPLRDAYQQNAEGMIAGGADALLVETTQDLLQTKAAVLGARRALEAGGLDLPLIVSVTVETTGTMLLGSEIGAALTALEPLGIDMIGLNCATGPAEMSEHLRYLARHSRIPLSCMPNAGLPVLGKDGAHYPLTAPELADAQETFVREYGLSLIGGCCGTTPEHLRQVVERVRGLAPAERAPRPEPGAASLYQTVPFRQDTSYLAIGERTNANGSKKFREAMLEGRWDDCVEMARDQIREGAHMLDLCVDYVGRDGVADMEELAGRFATASTLPIVLDSTEVEVIRAGLEKLGGRAVINSVNYEDGDGPDSRFAKVTRLAQEHGAALIALTIDEEGQARTVETKVAIAERLIADLTGNWGIRESDILIDTLTFTICTGQEESRRDGIATIEAIRELKRRHPEVQTTLGLSNISFGLNPAARILLNSVFLDECVKAGLDSAIVHASKILPIARFDEEQVRTALDLIHDRRGEDYDPLQKLMALFEGATTKSLKAGKAEELAALPLEERLKRRIIDGEKNGLEADLDEALKGRPALDIVNETLLDGMKVVGELFGSGQMQLPFVLQSAEVMKSAVAHLEPHMEKTADGEGGAGKGTIVLATVRGDVHDIGKNLVDIILSNNGYNVVNLGIKQPVSAILEAAEEHKADVIGMSGLLVKSTVIMKENLEELNQRKLAAEYPVILGGAALTRAYVEQDLHEIYEGEVRYARDAFEGLRLMDALIAVKRGVPGAALPELKQRRVRATTNAVVEERPEEGTARSDVATDNRIPEPPFWGTRVVKGIQLKEYASWLDEGALFKGQWGLKQARTGDGPTYEELVETEGRPRLRGWLDQLHTQNMLEAAVVYGYFPCVSKGDDLILLGDDGSERTRFTFPRQRRGRRLCLADFFRPEESGETDVVGLQVVTVGSKIGEATAKLFESDSYRDYLELHGLSVQLAEALAEYWHARVRSELGFAGEDPADIEDMFALKYRGARFSLGYGACPDLEDRAKIAELLEPERIGVQLSEEFQLHPEQSTDAIVIHHPEAKYFNAR
- a CDS encoding IclR family transcriptional regulator; its protein translation is MAKNIQSLERAAAMLRLLAGGERRLGLSDIASSLGLAKGTAHGILRTLQAEGFVEQDEASGRYQLGAELLRLGNSYLDVHELRARALVWTDDLARSSGESVHLGVLHQHGVLIVHHVFRPDDSRQVLEVGAMQPLHSTALGKVLTAFDPVAHSEAMEVDRKAFTPRTVTDLVEFEGLLDLTRARGWAADVEETWEGVAAVAAPIHDRRRMPVGAVAITGAVERVCDGAELRSELVAAVRDCARAVSRDLGAGRF
- a CDS encoding MIP/aquaporin family protein, which encodes MSSSDIFIGEIIGTAVLILLGAGVVAAVVLKRSKAQGAGWVAIAFGWGFAVMTAVYISSPMSGAHLNPAVTLAIAIKSGDWSNFPLYIAGQLIGAMLGAFLAWLAYYGQFKAHLSDPEVVPPPLDEGLVDKKAAPKAGPVLGIFSTGPEIRNVWQNLVTEIIGTAVLVLAILTIGLNESGKGLGPLAGLYVAFVVAAIGFSLGGPTGYAINPARDLGPRIVHALLPMRNKGGSDWGYAWIPVVGPLIGSALAAGIYQIAFA
- the glpK gene encoding glycerol kinase GlpK translates to MTDAHTAGPFIAAIDQGTTSSRCIVFDKDGRIVAVDQKEHEQIFPKPGWVEHNAAEIWTNVQEVVAGAIEKGGITAADVKAVGITNQRETTLLWDKNTGEPVHNAIVWQDTRTDALCRELGRNVGQDRFRRETGLPLASYFSGPKVRWMLDNIKGLRERAERGDILFGTMDSWVIWNLTGGVDGGRHVTDVTNASRTMLMNLHSMEWDEKIAQSMEVPMAVLPEIRSSAEVYGHVKEGVLAGVPVASALGDQQAALFGQTCFAEGEAKSTYGTGTFLLMNTGDKIINSYSGLITTVGYKIGDDAPVYSLEGSIAVTGALVQWMRDQMGLINSAPEIETLAASVEDNGGAYVVPAFSGLFAPYWRSDARGVIAGLTRYVTKAHIARAVLEATAWQTREITDAMTKDSGVELTSLKVDGGMTSNNLLMQTLSDVLDAPVVRPMVAETTCLGAAYAAGLAVGFWPDTDALRANWRRAAEWTPHMDAEKRDREYKNWLKAVERTMGWLEHDDES